CTAACATTTCCTCTTGCATTATGTCTCCGAAGTACATGGAAAATAACCAATGTAGACAGATTCAGAGCACTGCAAATTTCATTTCATTTCCAGGGTGGAACAAATCTGATGATCAATAGCCTCGGACCAGTTTATCCAATCACTGAGAAGAGAAATAAGTGGTTTTCCTTCATTAATCAGAAAAAAATGAATGCTAAGAAAAGCCAGGTAAGAAAGATAACAAACAAAAGTGTTCAAGTAAAATAACATTACTTAAATAGAACATAATCGGAGGTGAGACCAGCAGATATTCCTCCCTTTATCCATTTTAATTCCCTTCTTTGTTCACCCTTTCTTACTTACTCAGATCCAGAGGAAGAGCCATGGAATCTGCTCGTACCAGCCAGGAGTAACAGTGCTGTGCTACGAGGATGAGTCTCTGTCGTCACCCAACCAGCCCACCTCCCTGCAGGTCCTGTTTGGCCCACCTTTTGACACAGAGGGCTCCTCCAACAGCGAGGGCAGCCACGAGACAGGCGACTCGGGCCGTTACTCTCATGACGAGACAGAGATGACCAACCTGTCCTCTGGTCCCAGCAGCCACCCTACGTCTCTGAGAGAGGAGAGCGGGGGGTCATTCTGCAGTCCTGCCAAGGAGAGTGAGGGGGAGCTGGGGGAGCAGTCTCACCTCGACCTGGAGATTGGAGACTCCATGGAGAAACCGTGCAACCATCACCACTATCAGGCTACAGACAATTCCCAGCCTGCACTTTCCTCTAGCAGTCTGTGTGACCTCCCATTAATCCCCCAACCCTAAACTCACTCCACTGTTTTAAAAGACAATGAGCAGAAATCCAAAAATCCAGGTTTTTGGAAGAACTGGGCTCTGATTTGGATTCTGGTGATTTCTATCAAAGAATCTTCTTCTAGTGAATGTGTACTCATTTTATTTTGATtcaatgtttgtgtgtatgtgtttgaaaGAAAAATCTCACCCACCATGAATGTTTCAAGAGATCGTCAAAAATGTGAAATGTGACTTACATTTCTGACATTATTTAAGAGTTTATCACTGGAGCAAAGTGTAGAGTGAGCCCTTCTTTTGCTGATTATCTACCTCAGTTTACCTCTCGGTAAACTCCAACTATATATTTAATGATAACGACTTATACCTGAACTATGTAAGGGGTCTCTTCCTTTATGGAACAACTGATACTTCCTGATGGCAATAATTAGTTTTTGCTAGGTAAGATTCGTCCCGTATTCATTTTCCTCCTTGTTTATAATGAAGTACGGGATTGTAAGGGTACTGCAGATCTCAATTAAAGCTTTGTTATTTTCTTCTTTATCACAGGTTAATTGGACTATTTCTCAGGTTACTTTACAATAAGCTTTGAGTGTTTGCCTATGGTAGATTAAGGGCCAGTACAATTTACTACATAAGTTGCTGGAATTCAATAATAAGCCAGTATGACACAATGTACTTTTCAGGTTATCCATAGTTTGTTAGTTTGTTTTCTTTGTCAATGTGCAGTTGCCCTTGCAATTCCTGTTTTATACTACCTCTTTTTAAGcattattttgttgtgttattattTTCCTAAACTCAGGGAACTAGGTTTAGTACATTTGAAAAGCCATGTGTAATGTTCCATGGTTGACTGACAGGGTATCTTCTTAGTCCTGAACTGCTCATTGTAGAGGGTAGTTGCCATAGATCTGTATTGAATGTATCTCTAGAACATTGTCAGTTACGGTTCAGAGCCTTGTGATGCCCCACTCACAGGTGGAAAAACTTCAGTTTGAATTCAGTGCCTGTGGTATGGCAGGCTATCATTTTGGTTATTTTGGGAAAGAACATACCAAAAATGCTTGTGTCGATGTGTTTCAATACAGCAGACCTTAAAAGCTTTATAAATGGCCTTAATGGGGAAAGAGACCCTCAGATGTCGGAGACAAGCAGAAAGGATCATATACCAAAGTCCGATCCATCTGAGGTCCAACTCTTTTACACATTGGGATGGGAGAAGTGTGAAGAATGATTGTTGAAAACCAAAAGCGTTAAATCAGTGCGATGGAAATGAATGGAATGAacaccaaaaaaacattttatctcTAAAGATATCTATATTTTTGTCGACGTTTATGTACTACTGAGTACAGATTGTAGTTACTTTTGTTCTTTAAGTAGTTGATACTTTACCATAGAGTAGGACAATAAGTTTAGCACTTGTCAGATTAGTTTGATTTGTTGATCACAGCCAATGTGCAGCGGTGACTGATGCTATCATACAAAGTAATTGTTTGCTCCCTTCGTTTGTTTTTGATCTCTCAGCGGGTCCCTGGGAAAATTACAATGAGGTTTTTCTCATGTATTAGACCAAAAATCTAACGCAGATCAGCTGAAATGCTGCTTCTAAGACATAGCCTTGCACATGTGTGCCCCCGTTCTGCGACCAACTGAGTTGAGATGCGGGTCCTCTCTCAGAAAGTGCCCCCAGGATTTTGTGCCCTTGATAATGGTTAAAATGACAATTAGAATCAATGTCATGCACACTAACCAAATCACCCTATTATTGGTTTTCTTTAGAGCTTTACTGTTGCAACTAGATGTGTACATTGTAGGGGGAAATTATATTCCggagctatatacagtatattatattgatTCTCATCCTACATTGCAACAGTATTTTCAATCAACGGATTTCTAACTAATAGGATGACAGTTTGCATGAAGTGTGACACAATCAGTTTTACTTTCTTTTGAATGGCAAACAATGTATACCAAAGAATTCAGTTCACTGTTGCGCATTGGCAAGAGATCCATTTAGACATTTATCTCTGCATGATATTTTCTCATTCTTTTGGTTCCAAAAGCTTTATCCCCATTTAGGTTTTGATTACTACTTAATAAATGGGTGTCTATTAGACCACAAACCAAGATGTAAGTGGTACACAATTAGTGCTTTTAAACATGCATTGTTATTTGTCATTGAAGCAAAAAATAGACAGATTTTTCTACATTCTTTTTTACTTTTTCTCACTGGAGGAGAAATATATATTATTGTTATTTCAATGGGGTTTCATATACCCCAGTTTTGGGAAAGTACCAACTGAATTTAGTTTTTTCCTAGATGCCTAAAATGTATTAATCTTTGATACGAATGTGAATACTTTAAACTGTTGTAGATGATCATTAGTCTGAAAAGCTGTGTTAAAATGTCAAGTTCATATTGTATATGGAATATTTGAGTTGTTTTTGCTTTTTATTTACATGTGTAATCCTCTGCATTGTTATAATGCCCGGTGACTGCAATCCAACTCTGATAACTAAAAACTGGAATAGACAAGTTATTATTgagcagtaacagtattgtttttGTCTTTTCAATTGTGATAAAGAGTAACCATAGGGTTCTCATTCTTATATATGTTTTCAGAATGTTCGAGAGGGTTCTGCATTCTCGTATTGGTTGTGAATGTCCAATAAGTGATATACCGTTGTCTACCTCAGGTTCCTCTTCCAGTTTTTGATAGAGATGTGATGGATGCTATAGTCAGAGGGGGTCAGTGTTATTCAAGAGATGGAAGAACGAGTGATGCAGATCCAGTCCTGGGTCTCTTAAATTTCAAGAGTTGTGTTCTCTTTTTTTTCTGAACATGTGAATATAAaggggtgaagtggaggacttcATAAATCATAATTCTCTGATGCTCTGAGTCCCCTTTTCTTCTGCAGTCACGTTTTTCTGTGAAGGCTGTGCTGCTGGCTTTAGCTGCAGTGGTGGAGCGCTGTGGGTCATTTACAGTTAAACTCAGGGGAACCCACAGCTGCTCCACAGTTGTAGTGAGAGTAGCTTTGGGACACAACATTGGGAGTCTATGTAACCAATACACACTCTCGTTGTTGTGTTTCAAAATTATAGTGAGAGCAGGCACAGGCCTTGAAATCGAATGTACCTTTTGTCATTATTTtgtataaatgttttgttttccttTTTTCTGTTTGCTCTTTGATCACAACACCAACAGCTTTTCTTCAAGGTATTCAAGCAAGCCTTGGTCCTTACAACTTTCTTCATGACAAAAATGTTATAGCCTACTTGTCcaattaaagtaaaaaataatttaaacaaTAAATAATTCTGAGAATGACTGATTgagtttaaataaaaataaacaatgtGAACTTTCTTGCACGTATTGGTATGTCTGTCCTCACCAATATTAGAGTACTATTATAAAACTATTAGAGACTGTATTAGAGTAACTAGTACATTTAGTACACACACATCAGCACTGATTATAGGTTAATTTGATATTGTTGTAGGTGTATGCAATAGCTAAGTTAGCTATACAAAGTACCAGATAGGTAACCATTTACAGTAACTGCTGTTACTTTTTCCTGTCAATAAACACCATCAGTCAACAAAAGATGTAGCTAATCATACCTTTCTGCAGCAGGTAGCTCTGCCCAGGCAGCTTTATCTTGTAGCAGGTTTAGGGACTAACTTACACTAACCACTACTAGCTAGTATGACTATAGCATAGCCAGTAACCAGGTACAGCTAGCTAGTCAACTTTGTTCAGTTGTTGAGTTTGTTATATTGGCATGCAAACTTTAAGTGCTGCATCTTAGCTAACATTAGTAATTTTATCTTCCTGTCACACTCACACAATCAAATCCTTTCTTTGTGCTACCGACCTAGGCTGTAAACACCCCCCTAAACAATGAATATTCTAAGAGGGGGTGTGTACATCCGGGTATGAACAAAATAAGAAACAAAAATCCCCAAATGTAAtaaatttttttgttatttgttttCCATTATTCCATGTCCAACTTTGACACAATAAATTAgaaaatacattgactttgtttttCCACTCGGAAATCAAAATAAACTGTCACGCTCATCATAAGAAGGAGACcacttagagttccacatgtttaataaatttgaaactcaccaaaaacaacacagaagaaaacgaagcgtgacgttctgggctgctcacaggcagctacacaaaaacaagatcccacaatcacaggtgggaaaaagggctgcctaagtatcatccccaatcagagacaacgataaacagctgcctctgattgggaaccatactaggccaacaaagaaatagacacatagatatgcccacccaagtcacaccctgacctaacaaaatagagaataaaacaggctctctaaggtcagggcgtgacaataacgAAATGTACACGGACCCTGAAGTGCACTTGTAAGTTCATGTCCTTTGGTCCATGTTGTGACAATGGTTGTCTTCCACACCGAACTTTGGGTCCAAAGACTGAAGGCTTCCTCTTGTAGTCAGTAAAGGCCCCTCTGGCATTATCTTCAGTTATTACAGTCCATCCAATCATTGGTCTTCCCTTATCTGAAAAAGCAGCAGTTAATTACTGTTAATGGATGAGAAACATCAATACATAGATTGTTTAACCCCATGTGTATGACAGTAGTGCCTCTGGAGAGATCTGTAACCTACAAAAAAATGGTGTGGTGTCCACAGATGGCTGTGGATaagaaacaaaaaaaatctataatgTAGCCTATACAACAACTTTATTATTTTAGTACAACATTTAAGGTTTTTGTAAATAATGTAGCCTATTCCTACAATAAAAACAACTTTTGAAGTGTGTAGAGTAGTAGTTAAGCCTATTAGGCTGCAACTCCTTATCATGACTAAGCAGATATCACTTCAGAAAATAAATAGTGCAAAACTCAACCAAAGAGAGTGGTAAATATGTAGTAAACCTCAAATAAACAGCTCTTAGACAGACAGATATTGCCTCTAAATATCCAGACTGGATTTATTAGCTTCCGCCCCAGTCGCATCATTACAGTACACCCACACTTCTGACGGAGCGGCAGTGTAGACACATTCAACATGCCAATGTGGAGGGGGTTCTGTGCTGTCACACAAAGGTTCCGTTTGTCAAAATCTAATATTAACCGTGCTTTACAAGTGCCAAACATGTGCCACGTGGAGAAATAAGTGACAATGATACAATGTTAACAATAATTTCCCTGCGTGACACAATATATCATGAAGTTGAATTTGTCTGCTCCTCCCAAACTTTGCAAACGATTGCAGCTTTCCTCGTCACACAGATAGTTGTGATTGCTGTTGGGGGAAGAGAGCGGTTGGGTACTGTTACCTTTTCAGCACAATTATGCACGTTTAAGTAATGTAAGAAGCTCTGTAATGTCAAAAGAACAGGATAAAGATACCTTCTCGCTCAAAAGAAACAGAGGTAATGCGCGTTTTTGATATTTTTCCCTTCCTGCGCGTGGTATGTTGCTGTCTGTGGGGGCACGATACGCTGCACACAAGTCTCGAGCATAATTACGACGTTGAAGGAGCTTATCGGCCTACCTCAAGGCCTTTGAAGTATTGAATGAAACTCAAAATAAATAGACAGCGCTGGCATTTtcaattgaaaaaaaatattgtaaACTATTAAAATCTAATTGACCTTGCTGACGTGGAAAGTTCGTCAAAACTTTCACTATCGGAATGTGTTCGCAATTGTGGAACTGCCACGaacttaaaaaaatgttttttaatgtaGCCAGCTGACTTTTTCTTATTGCCGTGAACGATATGGGAAGTGCATTTAAGTGACATCTCAGCGGTCAAAATATGACGAATCTTTTAATTTAGTTAACCGACTGTCTGAGACTTGAGTTTTACCTCTGTGGGACAAATTATGTTGCATAAACTGTAGGCCCTATTTATTTATAGTAACAAGATATAGGCTACAGAAATTGAAAACATTGATGATAATTAATCACATGCGCCAGTAGACGACTGTAGGCTATCATACAAGAGCTAGCCTACTGTTTTGCAATTATTCTTTTTTTATAACAATTACACAAACTAGCCCAGCAATGGAGATGTGGGTGGCTTTAATAGCATTGAACAACTGTTACATGTTTGACATATTTACAGAGCTGTGTGTATAGGCTAATAGATTACCAGGCCAGTATGACCCCCAGACCCAGTAGATAATAGATACCAGGCCAGTATGACCCCCCAGACCCAGTAGATAATAGATACCAGGCCAGTATGACCCCACTCCCCCAGACCCAGTAGATAATAAATACCAGGCCAGTATGACCCCCCCCCAGATCCAGTAGATAATTGTAGTGGCATAACAATCCAACACGTCTTTGTGATTGAGCCTTTAATGTACCTTTGCATCCTTGAGGAGCCTTTAGGAGGATGTTGGTTATCGACCGTGTATGAGGACTGGGAGGCTGTCAGGAGATCTATAGACCAGGGTTAggccccaaatggcatcctattgcctatttagtgcactactttaaaagGGTTAGGTCCAGAGTTCCACTGTATTGATCTATTGTGGTAATAgaccctggagaggagaggaggggaggctacaGCTGAGTACTGGTAACCATACTTAGGTTACATGAATTTACAGCTTGCCGCATATCATAGGTGCAACTTGGACAACGTGATGGGGCAGCAAGCTGCcaaacattttagattcttctcaATGGAGAAGATTGGACCATTGAAATTGGGTTAAACTCCAAGAAAACAGTGTGCAGCCAGCCTTTCTTATAATTTAATCCTGACACTGCTTGCACATGGACTTCACGAAGGTGTAGGCAATAAGCCATTCATGAGAAAATTAAACAAATTCTGTGTTGTTCAACGTATTGGCATGCCACAAAAAAGTTTTCTATACAATGTCTGTCAGAGTGAAAAGTGTGCCTTGTAGTTTAATGGGAAACCTGCATTTTATGTGGCTGTATAACATTTTGTGTGGTTTTCTTTCTCAGGTAGAGATGGTGGGCTTGATGATCTAGGAGGGCCGGGTGTTCTGCTGGATAGCCCAGACAAGAAAAAGTGCAAGTCGAACACACAGGTAAAATACCAGCACAATAGTCTGACTTTCTGAGATTCCCTTTCTTTGTTATAGGTCGAAAATCTTGTGGTTTCCGATATTGACCAACCTCATTCAGTCAAACAATGCTATATCAAGACAAAACGAATATGCTGCTCACTTATTCATCAAACTTTTGAGAAGTTCTCTGAATGGCTGTTGATAGTCAAGTGTTTGACGCTGCTTGCATAGTTCTGTATCAACTACCTTTATCATTGCCTTTTCATGCTTGTCCCCAGGCTCCTTTCTTCGCTCCCCTATCCGAGTATGCTCCACCACCAAACCGAAGTGCCGACCACCTAGTGGCTACCAATCCTTTTGATGACAACTACAACACACCATCTTTCAAGCCTCTATCCTCTGGGAACCCATATTTTGGCCACCCGCACTACCCTAGCTGCAGTGGCTATGGCCTGCCCAGGATAGACCACCTCATGCCCAATAGGATGCCCTCTTCTTACAGGGGTCCCTACCAGATACGAAACCAGCTCCACCCTTTTGCCCAGACTCAAATGGGCATGGGGTTCAATCGACCCCCTGACTTTAACTATGGTTACCATGAAAATCCCAATTACGGTAACCATCCACCATTAAGTAACAACAACAGTAACATGCCACTTCCACCCAATCAGCCTTTTAGACCGGGTCCCCATGACAACTTGAATCAGGTGCATCTGCATAATGTGACCCAAAGCACTTCTCCTGACATGGGCCTGAGCTTTAGATCAGCAGTCAATCCAATTGGGAATCCACCTCCCCAACCCGGCATGGACTCTAGTCCTGGTTTTACTCGGCAGCAGCAAAACAACAGCTTTACCCAGTCCAATACACCCACACCTAAACAGGACATGAGTGAGGTGGTGTCAAGCAAAAGTACATCCCAGAACACATCTCCACGGAAACGAAGCCATGGCTCAGAGGAGATCATGGGTCAGAAAAACTCTGTCGACCTGAAATCAAAGAAT
This genomic stretch from Salmo salar chromosome ssa26, Ssal_v3.1, whole genome shotgun sequence harbors:
- the LOC106587430 gene encoding pygopus homolog 1; the protein is MSKEQDKDTFSLKRNRGRDGGLDDLGGPGVLLDSPDKKKCKSNTQAPFFAPLSEYAPPPNRSADHLVATNPFDDNYNTPSFKPLSSGNPYFGHPHYPSCSGYGLPRIDHLMPNRMPSSYRGPYQIRNQLHPFAQTQMGMGFNRPPDFNYGYHENPNYGNHPPLSNNNSNMPLPPNQPFRPGPHDNLNQVHLHNVTQSTSPDMGLSFRSAVNPIGNPPPQPGMDSSPGFTRQQQNNSFTQSNTPTPKQDMSEVVSSKSTSQNTSPRKRSHGSEEIMGQKNSVDLKSKNRGALVCQGAGQPNTTEKINGIIHPINDSLKKSPQSGRHMEAAPLERSRSNGGGGVAINKTLMHPNRPSHSSTEPVFPCGVCLNEVNDDQEAILCEASCQKWFHRVCTGMTETAYNLLTAEVSAVWGCDICMEEKGAQLHRTKEVTGQPAGQQSTVNSE